One window from the genome of Yarrowia lipolytica chromosome 1B, complete sequence encodes:
- a CDS encoding uncharacterized protein (Compare to YALI0B15037g, similar to Saccharomyces cerevisiae YMR265C; ancestral locus Anc_8.818, some similarities with uniprot|Q9USS8 Schizosaccharomyces pombe Hypothetical 52.3 kDa), with protein sequence MERNPLDVWDTAGRPRPAISQIQRINIFDFDNTLFKTPLPNPSLFYGKTVAMLQSSSGIHLGGWWADPRFLLATGEGFEKEQRRAWEGWWNENVVDLVRLASEDPSSLNILLTGRKMTKFVISITAMVTAKKLPFHAIVLRKGDAENTLAFKIEVMKDLLTYYSGCQEITVYDDRPSQANGFRRFFKQFQTEHRNSLLYDVVDCLEETRYLDPLLERDLVIGVLEAHNEAVQKRYLSSYVSNGTLNLKRVFFNLSYKVDPHCTKKLLEILVTHIAKEDKVAAEVVAATSEESAESSGEDEPAKVEDYFNYHCDSMIITRRDEKLVLEQVQGVGHRDTWKVLQIGYVAGKVWALRLAPDTLEAAARCVTEKMPTELLIATSKDAKSADSLKIDNWTGIDEGCAALQEMRIFTTVKEQVLYRIEPVNPKQKKAVSAGRVKKSRQAKKDKSAFLGSYY encoded by the coding sequence ATGGAAAGAAACCCTCTGGATGTATGGGACACGGCAGGGCGCCCTCGTCCTGCTATTTCTCAGATCCAGCGCATTAACATCTTTGATTTCGACAATACTCTGTTCAAGACGCCACTGCCCAACCCGTCTCTCTTCTACGGAAAGACGGTAGCTATGTTGCAGAGCAGCAGTGGTATCCATCTTGGCGGCTGGTGGGCCGACCCACGATTTCTCTTAGCTACCGGAGAGGGATTTGAGAAGGAACAAAGAAGAGCTTGGGAGGGCTGGTGGAATGAAAACGTGGTGGATCTGGTCCGCTTGGCTAGCGAGGATCCAAGCAGTCTCAACATTCTTCTAACAGGCAGGAAGATGACGAAGTTTGTTATTTCCATCACAGCCATGGTGACGGCGAAGAAGCTACCATTTCATGCCATTGTGCTGCGCAAGGGAGACGCAGAAAACACGCTGGCATTCAAAATTGAGGTCATGAAGGATCTGCTGACATACTACTCAGGCTGCCAGGAGATTACAGTGTACGACGATCGTCCTAGCCAGGCTAACGGCTTTAGACGGTTCTTCAAACAATTTCAGACGGAGCACCGAAACTCTCTTCTATACGACGTGGTGGActgtttggaggagacacGGTACTTGGATCCTCTGTTAGAACGGGATCTAGTCATTGGGGTGTTGGAGGCTCATAATGAGGCAGTTCAGAAACGATATCTGAGCTCATATGTCAGCAACGGCACCCTGAATCTGAAAAGGGTCTTTTTCAATCTCTCCTACAAGGTAGATCCTCACTGCACCAAGAAGCTACTGGAGATTTTGGTGACCCACATCGCTAAAGAAGACAAGGTCGCTGCTGAAGTTGTTGCGGCCACCTCCGAGGAGTCAGCTGAGTCTAGCGGTGAAGATGAACCTGCTAAGGTCGAAGACTACTTCAACTACCACTGCGACTCCATGATTATCACTCGGCGTGACGAGAAActggttctggagcaggTGCAGGGGGTGGGCCACAGAGACACGTGGAAGGTGTTGCAGATAGGCTACGTTGCCGGAAAGGTCTGGGCCTTACGTTTGGCACCTGATACGCTCGAGGCTGCCGCTAGATGCGTAACAGAAAAGATGCCTACCGAATTGCTGATCGCCACTAGCAAGGATGCTAAGAGCGCCGACAGTCTGAAGATTGACAACTGGACCGGCATCGACGAAGGCTGTGCCGCACTGCAAGAGATGCGCATCTTCACCACggtcaaggagcaggtTCTGTACCGTATCGAGCCCGTCAACcccaagcagaagaaggcagTATCAGCAGGACGAGTCAAAAAGTCTCGACAGGCGAAGAAAGACAAGTCTGCATTTTTGGGGAGCTATTATTAA